A DNA window from uncultured Methanoregula sp. contains the following coding sequences:
- a CDS encoding PhoU domain-containing protein, with amino-acid sequence MEIRRVQMTGGSSFVVTLPKDWAESQKIKKNDPVGLMVQPDGTLVVTKKITEEPVQRTKEIDVGTVSDPAFLFRLLIGTYITGFSMIRLSSKQRFPPFVRTVVRDFTQMTIGQEVVEETEDVIAIKDLLNPAEMPFDNTIRRMFVIVKTMHEDAITALATQNHDLADDVIARDMDADRLNWLIARQTNMIMQNNALSRKMGISPGMAMHYYILSRIIERVGDHAVRIAENTQPIIDAGLDKKIADALKKASAMSLEIFDRSIVSFFNTDMKEAHRNIESIAALENICGDINNMVLKQDTLVAIHVGYVAESIRRCGEYAGDISETVINLLVDEQDTLPKKAKK; translated from the coding sequence ATGGAGATACGGCGGGTGCAGATGACCGGGGGCTCATCGTTTGTGGTGACGCTTCCCAAAGACTGGGCGGAGAGCCAGAAGATCAAGAAGAACGATCCGGTGGGACTGATGGTCCAGCCGGACGGGACGCTGGTCGTGACCAAGAAGATCACCGAAGAGCCGGTCCAGCGGACAAAGGAGATCGATGTCGGTACGGTCTCGGACCCGGCCTTTTTGTTCCGGCTTCTCATCGGGACGTACATCACCGGGTTTTCGATGATCCGGCTCAGTTCGAAACAGCGGTTCCCGCCGTTTGTCCGGACGGTTGTGCGGGATTTCACCCAGATGACCATCGGCCAGGAAGTGGTCGAGGAGACCGAGGATGTTATTGCGATCAAGGATCTTCTCAACCCTGCCGAGATGCCGTTTGACAATACCATCCGGCGCATGTTTGTGATCGTCAAGACCATGCACGAGGATGCGATAACCGCCCTTGCCACGCAGAACCACGACCTGGCAGACGATGTCATCGCCCGCGACATGGATGCCGACCGGCTCAACTGGCTCATCGCACGCCAGACCAACATGATCATGCAGAACAATGCCCTCTCCCGGAAGATGGGCATCTCGCCCGGCATGGCCATGCATTATTACATACTCAGCCGGATCATCGAGCGGGTGGGCGACCATGCGGTCCGGATTGCAGAAAACACCCAGCCGATCATCGATGCCGGCCTTGACAAAAAGATCGCTGATGCACTCAAAAAGGCTAGCGCCATGTCCCTTGAGATCTTCGACCGGAGTATTGTCTCGTTCTTCAACACCGATATGAAAGAAGCCCACCGGAACATCGAATCGATTGCCGCTCTTGAGAATATCTGCGGTGACATCAACAACATGGTCTTGAAGCAGGACACGCTCGTCGCCATCCATGTCGGCTATGTTGCAGAGAGTATCCGACGGTGCGGGGAATATGCCGGCGACATCTCCGAGACCGTCATCAACCTGCTCGTGGATGAGCAGGATACCCTGCCAAAGAAGGCAAAGAAATAG
- a CDS encoding phosphate ABC transporter substrate-binding protein, translating to MKANRSSYLFVTLSLVILLIASMAIAGCTDNGTKTTSATPAATPAATAAAVAPAATPAAVSAPVVAATTAAAAPTASGQKQTITISGSTTVLPIVQKAADQYMAAHPNADIQVSGGGSGVGIQAIGAKTVDIGMTSREVTKDELKKYPDFVVTTVAKDGIAVIVNPANTIPYITLDQIKNIYLGKITKWTEISGAGVPGTNNQIVVIGRDSASGTRTYFDETVLLKATPTSKMLEKNSNGAVTQTVAQTPGAIGYVSIGFVSNDVKAVPVWYNAQKIVAPTLDNVKSKTYPVSRDLYVITNGQPSGLAGDFIKYILSPEGQKIVADEGYVTLTS from the coding sequence ATGAAAGCAAACCGGAGTTCGTATCTCTTCGTAACCTTAAGCCTGGTCATCCTGCTCATCGCGTCGATGGCAATAGCCGGCTGTACCGACAATGGAACAAAAACCACGTCTGCCACTCCCGCGGCAACCCCTGCAGCAACCGCAGCAGCAGTTGCCCCGGCAGCCACCCCGGCAGCTGTGTCGGCCCCGGTAGTTGCGGCAACCACCGCTGCGGCGGCCCCGACAGCCTCCGGCCAGAAGCAGACCATCACGATCAGCGGCTCGACAACGGTCCTCCCGATCGTCCAGAAAGCCGCCGACCAGTATATGGCAGCCCACCCGAACGCTGACATCCAGGTATCCGGCGGCGGCAGCGGTGTCGGTATCCAGGCAATCGGCGCAAAGACCGTTGATATCGGCATGACCTCCCGCGAAGTGACCAAGGACGAGCTGAAAAAGTATCCCGACTTTGTCGTCACCACGGTTGCAAAGGACGGCATCGCGGTGATTGTCAACCCGGCCAACACCATCCCGTACATCACCCTCGACCAGATCAAGAACATCTACCTTGGCAAGATCACCAAGTGGACCGAGATCTCCGGTGCCGGCGTACCCGGCACGAACAACCAGATCGTTGTCATCGGCCGAGACAGCGCGTCCGGGACCAGGACCTACTTCGACGAGACCGTGCTCCTGAAAGCAACCCCAACCAGCAAGATGCTTGAGAAGAACTCCAATGGCGCAGTCACCCAGACCGTTGCCCAGACCCCCGGTGCAATCGGCTATGTCTCGATCGGCTTTGTCTCAAACGATGTCAAGGCAGTCCCCGTCTGGTACAATGCCCAGAAGATCGTTGCACCCACTCTTGACAATGTCAAGTCCAAGACCTACCCGGTCTCCCGTGACCTCTACGTGATCACCAACGGCCAGCCCTCGGGCCTTGCCGGCGACTTCATCAAGTACATCCTCAGCCCAGAAGGCCAGAAGATTGTCGCCGATGAAGGCTACGTCACTCTCACCAGCTGA
- the pstA gene encoding phosphate ABC transporter permease PstA — protein sequence MDSSKNTGTGRFASPGTAQFSLLKEQAIKTVFFCTAFLAVVVVAFILLFLLRDGYPIFGEVGIIPFLFGMTWAPTAMDPLYGIFPLIVGTLLVTIGAMVFAVPLSIGCAIYISELASPRVKNALKPAIELLAGIPSVVYGFFGLIVLTNFIRISFDIPTGETWLAASVLLGVMALPTIISVSEDAISSVPREYKEGSLAIGATRWQTISRVLVPAALSGIAAAVILGIGRVVGETMAVLMVAGNAAIIPDPIWNILSPLRTLTATLGIEMGEVSIGSEHYSALFGIAVVLLVITLIINLSAVAILRHIKGGRTSSKKPLLSTRTKESFLQYGKVAGLVLVLLFLLIAAPWWLAALALLAWGIWYYAKDRISEKHIQTIAFCLVGLAAVIVLAILVIILQDIVINGIPAISWDFLTQPPKDLGRAGGIFPAIVGTLYLVLGAIAIALPLGVGAAIYLVEYTREGTITRIIRTGVDLLNGTPSIVFGLFGFAFIVLYLNVGVSLIAGQVTLALMVLPTVIRTTEESLKNVPQSLREGSLALGATRWQTISRVVIPPAVPGIVTGAILSIGRAAGETAPIMFTAVVFSSRFLPSSLTEPVMALPYHLFILATNVPGSSTNKYGTALVLLLLVIGFYAVAIVIRTHFQKKTRG from the coding sequence ATGGATTCCAGCAAAAATACCGGGACGGGCAGGTTCGCCTCCCCCGGCACGGCCCAGTTCTCCTTACTTAAGGAACAGGCGATAAAAACCGTATTCTTCTGCACAGCGTTCTTAGCCGTTGTAGTTGTAGCCTTCATTCTTCTCTTCTTGTTACGGGACGGGTATCCGATCTTCGGGGAGGTCGGGATCATCCCGTTCCTCTTCGGGATGACGTGGGCCCCGACCGCGATGGACCCGCTCTACGGGATCTTCCCGCTCATTGTCGGGACCCTGCTCGTCACCATCGGGGCAATGGTCTTTGCCGTCCCGCTTTCCATCGGCTGTGCAATCTATATCTCGGAACTCGCGTCGCCAAGGGTAAAAAATGCGCTCAAGCCCGCCATCGAACTGCTGGCCGGCATTCCCTCGGTAGTGTACGGGTTCTTCGGGCTTATTGTGCTCACGAACTTTATCCGGATCTCGTTCGATATCCCAACGGGCGAGACCTGGCTTGCGGCCTCAGTGCTGCTCGGGGTCATGGCGCTTCCCACGATCATCAGCGTATCCGAGGATGCCATCAGTTCGGTTCCCCGCGAATACAAGGAAGGGTCGCTTGCCATCGGGGCAACCCGGTGGCAGACGATCAGCCGGGTCCTGGTGCCGGCAGCCCTCTCGGGCATTGCCGCGGCAGTCATTCTCGGTATCGGCCGGGTGGTCGGCGAGACCATGGCAGTCCTGATGGTGGCCGGCAACGCCGCCATCATCCCGGATCCGATCTGGAACATCCTCTCGCCGCTCCGGACCCTGACCGCAACGCTCGGGATCGAGATGGGTGAGGTCTCGATCGGCAGCGAACATTACAGCGCCCTGTTCGGGATAGCGGTTGTGCTGCTCGTCATCACGCTCATCATCAATCTCTCGGCAGTCGCCATCCTCCGCCACATCAAGGGAGGCAGGACTTCATCGAAGAAACCCCTTCTTTCAACCCGGACAAAGGAATCGTTCCTGCAGTACGGCAAGGTTGCCGGTCTCGTGCTCGTGCTTCTCTTCCTGCTCATTGCAGCGCCCTGGTGGCTTGCAGCCCTGGCGCTGCTTGCCTGGGGCATCTGGTATTATGCGAAAGACCGGATCTCCGAGAAGCATATCCAGACCATCGCATTCTGCCTGGTGGGCCTTGCCGCGGTCATCGTCCTTGCCATCCTGGTCATCATCCTCCAGGATATCGTCATCAACGGCATTCCTGCAATCTCGTGGGACTTTTTGACCCAGCCGCCAAAAGATCTCGGCCGGGCCGGCGGGATCTTCCCGGCCATCGTCGGCACGCTCTACCTTGTCCTTGGTGCGATCGCCATCGCCCTGCCCCTTGGTGTGGGAGCCGCCATCTATCTCGTTGAATACACCCGCGAAGGAACGATCACCCGCATCATCCGGACCGGTGTCGATCTCCTGAACGGCACGCCGTCCATCGTCTTTGGCCTCTTCGGCTTCGCCTTCATCGTCCTCTACCTCAATGTCGGCGTCTCGCTCATCGCCGGGCAGGTCACGCTCGCCCTGATGGTGCTGCCGACCGTCATCCGCACTACTGAGGAATCGTTGAAGAACGTCCCGCAGTCCCTGCGGGAAGGCAGCCTGGCACTCGGAGCAACCCGGTGGCAGACGATCAGCAGGGTCGTCATCCCCCCGGCCGTGCCCGGGATCGTGACCGGTGCCATCCTGTCCATTGGCCGGGCTGCCGGGGAGACTGCGCCCATCATGTTCACGGCAGTCGTCTTCTCGTCCCGGTTCCTGCCCTCGTCGCTGACCGAACCGGTCATGGCGCTGCCCTACCATCTCTTCATCCTGGCAACCAATGTGCCCGGCTCTTCCACCAACAAATACGGGACCGCGCTCGTCCTGCTCCTGCTCGTCATCGGGTTCTACGCGGTCGCGATTGTCATACGAACACATTTCCAGAAAAAGACACGGGGATAA
- the pstB gene encoding phosphate ABC transporter ATP-binding protein PstB: MSESAIIATNNLNLWYHEKHALQSVSIKVPKNKVTALIGPSGCGKSTLLRCFNRLNDLIDHVKITGEITLDDENIHSPSTDVVTLRKKVGMVFQKPNPFPKSIWENVAYGPQVHGIRDKTELDKIVEQSLRHAALWDEVKDRLNDSALGLSGGQQQRLCIARTLAVNPEVILMDEPCSALDPIATAKIENLIELLKKEYTVIIVTHSMQQAARVSDYTGFMYLGKLIECGRTVQIFEHPNEELTENYITGRFG, from the coding sequence ATGTCCGAATCTGCAATTATCGCAACAAACAACCTCAACCTCTGGTATCATGAGAAGCATGCGCTCCAGTCGGTCTCGATCAAGGTCCCGAAGAACAAAGTAACGGCCCTGATCGGTCCCTCGGGCTGCGGGAAATCCACCCTCCTGCGCTGTTTCAACCGGCTCAACGATCTCATCGACCACGTGAAGATCACCGGCGAGATCACGCTCGATGACGAGAATATCCACTCACCCTCAACCGATGTAGTGACCCTCCGGAAAAAAGTCGGCATGGTCTTCCAGAAACCCAACCCGTTCCCCAAATCCATCTGGGAGAACGTTGCCTACGGCCCGCAGGTCCACGGCATCCGGGACAAAACCGAACTGGATAAGATCGTTGAACAGAGCCTCCGGCACGCGGCCCTCTGGGACGAAGTGAAGGACCGGCTGAACGATTCGGCGCTCGGGCTCTCGGGCGGCCAGCAGCAGCGGCTCTGCATTGCCCGCACGCTTGCCGTCAACCCGGAAGTTATCCTCATGGACGAGCCCTGCTCCGCCCTCGACCCCATCGCCACTGCCAAGATCGAGAACTTGATCGAGCTCCTCAAAAAGGAGTACACCGTCATCATCGTCACCCACAGCATGCAGCAGGCGGCCCGGGTCAGCGACTATACCGGGTTCATGTACCTGGGCAAACTCATCGAGTGCGGCAGAACCGTCCAGATCTTCGAACACCCGAACGAAGAACTCACCGAGAATTACATCACCGGGCGGTTCGGTTAG
- the phoU gene encoding phosphate signaling complex protein PhoU — translation MAEKFHTELKQLKSETVKMALFGHDMLRTAVDALIRQDKELAASVVDRKEELHAMEVRLEEHCYQLIALNQPMAKDMRVIACTLKVIAASMRIGRYGKVIANIVKEISDKPHIANLMSIPHMADLVIDMVDDAIKAYESDNLRFIVEFSARDDTIDALRHSIFREGITYMMEDPKNISRCTHYIMVARYLERCADHSCKIAENVHYMHTGERIEIH, via the coding sequence ATGGCTGAAAAATTTCACACGGAATTAAAACAACTCAAGAGTGAGACCGTCAAGATGGCCCTCTTCGGGCACGATATGCTCAGGACAGCAGTCGATGCCCTGATCCGGCAGGACAAGGAACTTGCGGCATCGGTTGTGGACCGGAAAGAAGAACTCCATGCCATGGAAGTGAGGCTGGAAGAGCACTGTTACCAGCTCATCGCCCTCAACCAGCCCATGGCAAAGGATATGCGGGTGATCGCCTGCACGCTCAAGGTGATCGCCGCCTCCATGCGGATTGGGCGGTACGGCAAAGTGATCGCAAATATCGTAAAAGAGATCTCCGACAAGCCCCATATCGCAAACCTGATGAGCATCCCCCATATGGCCGATCTCGTCATCGACATGGTCGACGATGCGATCAAGGCCTATGAATCCGACAATCTCCGCTTCATTGTCGAATTCTCTGCCCGGGACGATACCATCGATGCTCTCCGGCACTCCATATTCCGCGAAGGGATCACCTACATGATGGAGGATCCCAAGAACATCTCCCGCTGTACCCATTACATCATGGTGGCCCGGTACCTGGAACGCTGTGCGGATCACTCCTGCAAGATCGCCGAGAACGTCCATTACATGCACACCGGGGAGAGAATCGAGATCCACTGA
- a CDS encoding response regulator, with the protein MFTTPIKKAVTQVSALFKAETATGMYPEAGQPDPACSSLSPGTHQPQMNISVLLVDDEPLLLDVGKLSLERTPGITVTTAGSATEALDLFDAGTFDAIVSDYQMPDMDGLAFLRKIRLISRVQPFILFTGKGREDVVIEALNGGADYYVQKGGDPRAQYAELIHKIRRSVRQRRSEAALLRKHEILRALLACSPNGIAFVRNRTLQWVNESMGSMLGYTREEMKGMHLAKLYENEAVYTRVGSQIQQDLKRTGKSRVITRFRHKDGLCLDTEIHIAPLDQGHLHYGHMLTMTDISEKVAIARNQKTPAPLPHLELSPVIELDRNGRIIYYNEAAIEAMIRYGSRGTLEEFFPPDMTELIPLLDDPNAGSIFRDVRIGPALFRVHITISSRFQVIRLSALDITGQPGDSGL; encoded by the coding sequence ATGTTCACCACCCCGATAAAAAAAGCAGTAACTCAGGTATCGGCCCTGTTCAAGGCAGAAACGGCCACTGGTATGTACCCTGAGGCCGGGCAGCCCGACCCGGCCTGCTCATCCCTTTCACCGGGCACACATCAGCCTCAGATGAACATCTCTGTCCTGCTGGTGGATGACGAACCCCTGCTGCTGGATGTGGGAAAACTCTCCCTTGAACGAACGCCCGGGATCACGGTTACCACTGCCGGTTCGGCAACGGAAGCCCTCGATCTGTTCGATGCCGGCACGTTCGATGCCATTGTGTCCGATTACCAGATGCCGGATATGGACGGTCTGGCCTTCCTCCGGAAGATACGCCTCATCTCGCGCGTCCAGCCGTTTATTCTGTTCACTGGTAAGGGGAGGGAGGATGTGGTGATCGAAGCCCTCAACGGGGGTGCGGATTATTATGTGCAGAAAGGGGGCGATCCCCGGGCGCAGTATGCCGAACTCATCCACAAGATCCGCCGCTCCGTGCGGCAACGGCGTTCAGAAGCAGCCCTCCTGAGAAAACATGAGATCCTCCGTGCCCTTCTTGCCTGTTCCCCGAATGGGATAGCATTTGTCCGGAACCGCACGCTCCAGTGGGTGAACGAGTCTATGGGATCGATGCTCGGGTATACCCGTGAAGAGATGAAAGGCATGCACCTTGCAAAGCTCTATGAGAACGAGGCGGTGTATACCCGGGTCGGCAGCCAGATCCAGCAGGACCTGAAAAGAACGGGAAAGTCGAGAGTGATAACCCGGTTCCGGCACAAGGATGGTCTCTGCCTTGATACCGAGATCCATATAGCCCCGCTGGATCAGGGACATCTCCATTATGGCCACATGCTCACGATGACGGACATATCAGAGAAAGTTGCAATAGCCCGCAACCAGAAAACGCCTGCACCCCTGCCCCACCTGGAGCTCTCGCCGGTGATCGAGCTTGACCGCAATGGCAGGATCATCTACTACAACGAGGCTGCAATCGAGGCCATGATCCGGTACGGGAGCCGGGGCACGCTCGAAGAATTTTTCCCGCCGGATATGACGGAGTTGATCCCCCTCCTGGATGATCCCAATGCCGGATCCATCTTCCGGGATGTCAGGATAGGCCCGGCACTGTTCCGGGTGCATATCACCATCAGCTCCCGGTTCCAGGTGATCCGGCTCTCCGCACTGGACATTACGGGCCAACCGGGAGACAGCGGACTGTGA
- a CDS encoding ATP-binding protein yields MLSKRLFSSLPLTLGIIFTLMLTLMFLYELVKQYANPSLTLWESHAITILFTSILAVILLYYPLRTALYEQQHAKDALRHQREAEENLRRSEMQYRSFVESVEDSLYTVDVELNYLLINTRHLVRRGLSPDMYAGKQYGDFHSASETRRFSSLIDQVVQTRACVQDEYEQNGRFFLRKLNPVIDTVNHEVVAVTVISSDITDRRQTEKCLSDTNRKLSLMNDIIRHDILNQLTVLNSYLSLAEERSRDHELGKYLVRSEQVVDTIQAQILFARDYQTIGVESPQWQNVQTTLVHARQSLKIPQLEIDPSCDRTEIFADPLLEKVFYNLMENCTKYGSANTVIRFSCTTESRALIITCEDNGGGISPEEKEKIFLRGYGRNTGLGLFLIREILAMTGIGIRETGEPGKGARFEILVPEGGYRVSPVP; encoded by the coding sequence ATGCTCTCGAAAAGACTCTTCTCCTCCCTCCCGCTGACCCTTGGCATCATTTTTACCCTGATGCTCACCCTCATGTTCCTGTACGAGCTGGTGAAACAATATGCCAACCCGTCCCTGACCCTCTGGGAATCCCACGCCATCACGATCCTTTTCACAAGCATCCTTGCTGTCATCCTCCTCTATTATCCCCTCAGGACGGCTCTCTATGAACAGCAGCATGCAAAGGACGCCCTCCGGCACCAGCGGGAGGCGGAGGAGAACCTGCGCCGGTCCGAGATGCAGTACCGCTCGTTTGTCGAATCTGTTGAGGATTCGCTGTACACGGTCGACGTGGAGCTCAACTATCTCCTCATAAACACCCGGCATCTTGTGCGCCGGGGGCTCTCGCCGGATATGTACGCCGGCAAACAGTACGGGGATTTCCATTCCGCAAGCGAAACCCGGAGATTTTCATCCCTCATCGATCAGGTTGTGCAGACCCGAGCCTGCGTGCAGGACGAGTACGAGCAGAACGGGCGGTTTTTCCTCCGCAAACTCAACCCGGTCATCGATACGGTGAACCACGAGGTGGTGGCAGTCACGGTAATTTCCTCGGATATCACCGATCGCAGGCAGACCGAGAAGTGCCTCTCCGATACGAACCGGAAGCTCAGCCTGATGAACGATATAATACGGCACGATATCCTCAACCAGCTCACGGTGCTCAATTCGTACCTGTCCCTTGCCGAAGAGCGCTCCCGCGATCATGAGCTGGGAAAATATTTGGTCCGGAGCGAACAGGTTGTCGACACCATCCAGGCACAGATCCTGTTTGCAAGGGATTACCAGACGATCGGTGTTGAATCCCCCCAGTGGCAGAATGTCCAGACAACGCTTGTCCATGCCCGCCAGTCCCTGAAGATCCCGCAGCTTGAGATCGATCCTTCCTGTGACCGGACCGAGATCTTTGCCGATCCCCTGCTTGAGAAGGTCTTCTACAATCTCATGGAGAACTGCACAAAGTACGGGTCTGCAAATACCGTTATCCGGTTCTCCTGCACTACCGAAAGCAGGGCCCTCATCATAACCTGCGAGGACAATGGCGGGGGGATTTCTCCTGAAGAGAAAGAGAAGATCTTTCTCCGGGGCTATGGCAGGAATACCGGTCTTGGCCTCTTCCTGATCCGGGAGATCCTTGCAATGACCGGTATCGGGATTCGGGAGACCGGTGAACCGGGAAAAGGGGCCCGGTTCGAGATCCTTGTTCCCGAGGGGGGATACCGGGTATCTCCTGTACCCTGA
- a CDS encoding YqhA family protein, protein MEPPHTNDKIKSVDEQTPFERIFESALWNSRLIVLLAVFFGTLSAIALFVTGSLEIIVSLLHATSASPLDSDYYREVVISIIGGVDMYLIGMVLLIFSFGIYELAISKIDIARSSESYHTLLEISSLDDLKNKIIKVIIMVLIVSFFQRVLIMTITSTMDMLFMAASIAAICIGVYFLQRLKL, encoded by the coding sequence ATGGAACCCCCACATACGAATGACAAAATCAAGTCTGTCGATGAACAGACCCCATTCGAGAGGATCTTCGAGTCCGCCCTCTGGAACTCCCGGTTGATCGTTCTCCTGGCCGTTTTCTTTGGCACCCTGAGTGCGATCGCCCTCTTTGTCACCGGGTCGCTCGAGATCATCGTGAGCCTCCTCCATGCAACCTCGGCCTCACCCCTTGACTCCGATTATTACCGGGAAGTGGTCATCTCTATAATCGGCGGGGTTGACATGTACCTGATCGGCATGGTCCTCCTCATCTTCAGTTTCGGCATCTACGAACTTGCAATCTCCAAGATCGACATTGCCCGAAGCTCGGAGTCGTACCATACGCTCCTTGAGATCAGCAGCCTCGATGACCTGAAAAACAAGATCATCAAGGTTATCATCATGGTGCTCATCGTCTCCTTCTTCCAGCGGGTTCTCATTATGACCATTACCAGTACCATGGATATGCTCTTCATGGCCGCCTCGATAGCTGCAATCTGTATCGGGGTCTACTTCCTCCAGCGGCTCAAGCTGTGA
- the hisD gene encoding histidinol dehydrogenase, producing the protein MWKEVGIDAWLAARKTSLEDARTTVTEIIGRVQNEGDSALRDLAKKYCELTDIAVSEEEREAAYDKVDAQVVEALIEAHARIERFHELQKPKDLWFQEMEPGIVLGVKTTALNRVGIYVPGGRAAYPSSALMCAVPAWVAGVKEVCACSPPPVKPLTLVALDIAGVTEIYQAGGAQAIAAMALGTESIRPVQKIVGPGNVYVTLAKMMLREKAEIDFPAGPSEIGIIADSTADPRIVAADVLAQAEHDPNAACILVTTDKNLPAKVGKEIAKQLAAAPRKEIIEQALKNSGYTIVADMDEAIAASDVVAPEHLSIQVADPLSVVTKVKNAGAIFVGKYSAVACGDYAVGTNHCLPTAGYSKMYSGLDVQHFCKTASVEIIDRDGLEAIGDIVETIADAEGLYAHANSVRVRREL; encoded by the coding sequence ATGTGGAAGGAAGTCGGGATCGATGCGTGGCTTGCGGCCCGGAAGACGAGCCTCGAGGATGCACGCACTACCGTCACCGAGATTATCGGCCGGGTGCAGAACGAGGGCGATTCTGCACTCCGGGATCTCGCAAAGAAATACTGCGAACTGACCGACATTGCCGTTTCTGAAGAAGAACGCGAAGCTGCGTACGATAAAGTCGATGCACAGGTTGTTGAAGCCTTAATCGAGGCGCACGCCCGGATCGAACGGTTCCACGAGCTCCAGAAACCAAAAGACCTCTGGTTCCAGGAGATGGAGCCGGGGATCGTGCTCGGGGTCAAGACAACTGCCCTGAACCGCGTGGGGATCTATGTTCCCGGCGGGCGGGCCGCATACCCCTCGTCAGCCCTGATGTGCGCAGTCCCCGCATGGGTTGCGGGAGTAAAAGAGGTCTGTGCCTGCTCCCCTCCGCCGGTCAAGCCCTTAACGCTCGTTGCCCTCGACATCGCCGGCGTCACCGAGATCTACCAGGCCGGCGGTGCCCAGGCTATTGCCGCCATGGCCCTCGGCACGGAGTCCATCCGCCCGGTCCAGAAGATTGTCGGGCCCGGTAATGTCTACGTGACGCTTGCGAAGATGATGCTCCGCGAGAAGGCCGAGATCGACTTCCCGGCAGGCCCAAGCGAGATCGGCATCATTGCTGACAGCACTGCCGATCCCCGGATCGTGGCCGCCGATGTCCTCGCCCAGGCCGAGCATGACCCGAACGCAGCCTGCATCCTTGTCACAACCGACAAGAACCTCCCGGCAAAGGTAGGAAAAGAGATTGCAAAGCAGCTCGCCGCTGCCCCCCGGAAAGAGATCATCGAGCAGGCGCTGAAGAACTCCGGCTACACCATTGTTGCCGATATGGACGAAGCGATTGCCGCTTCCGATGTGGTTGCACCCGAGCACCTCTCCATCCAGGTTGCCGACCCGCTCTCGGTTGTGACGAAAGTGAAGAATGCCGGTGCCATCTTTGTCGGCAAGTATTCCGCGGTTGCCTGCGGGGATTACGCTGTCGGCACCAACCACTGCCTGCCAACGGCAGGGTACTCGAAGATGTACTCCGGGCTCGATGTCCAGCACTTCTGCAAAACTGCCTCAGTAGAGATCATCGACCGGGACGGCCTCGAAGCCATCGGCGATATTGTCGAGACGATTGCCGATGCAGAAGGTCTCTATGCCCACGCCAACTCGGTGCGGGTCAGAAGGGAACTCTAG